The proteins below come from a single Arthrobacter sp. zg-Y1171 genomic window:
- a CDS encoding metallophosphoesterase: MSTKLLLLSDTHLPKRAKVLPEVLWADIEAADIVVHAGDWVNEELLDQLQSRSRRLIACYGNNDGADLRNRLPLVARAVVEEVRLAVVHETGPAAKREERMDAQFPDTDLLVFGHSHIPWDSVTPAGMRLLNPGSPTDRRRQPFCTYLRLEIDGKTATPDLRRLPPRGIGRS; the protein is encoded by the coding sequence ATGTCGACGAAGCTCCTCCTGCTTTCGGATACCCATCTGCCCAAGCGGGCGAAAGTGCTTCCCGAGGTCCTCTGGGCGGACATTGAAGCGGCCGACATTGTGGTGCATGCCGGTGACTGGGTGAACGAGGAGCTGCTCGACCAGCTCCAGTCCCGCTCACGGCGGCTGATCGCCTGTTACGGCAACAACGACGGCGCCGACCTGCGGAACCGGCTGCCGCTGGTGGCCCGGGCGGTGGTTGAAGAGGTGCGGCTCGCCGTCGTGCATGAGACAGGTCCCGCCGCAAAGCGGGAAGAACGGATGGACGCCCAGTTCCCGGACACGGACCTGCTGGTCTTCGGCCACAGCCACATCCCGTGGGACTCCGTAACACCTGCAGGGATGCGCCTGCTGAACCCCGGGTCCCCCACAGACCGCCGACGCCAGCCGTTCTGCACCTACCTGCGCCTGGAGATTGACGGGAAAACGGCAACGCCCGATCTCCGGCGGCTTCCACCGCGGGGGATCGGGCGTTCCTAG
- a CDS encoding MFS transporter, producing MEIKERIEAAPMKRMQVGIVAICVALNMIDGFDVLVMAFSANSISEHWDLTGAQLGMLLSSALFGMAVGSILVAQVADIIGRQKTILICALVISAGMFASAFAPTYAVLFVLRFITGLAIGTMQASLNVFVSEYSSAKRRSTAISFYSAGQPIGGMLGGIIAGILIAAYSWHAAFIFGGIITLAMIPFILKLLPESLDYLMTKRPAGALEKTNRILARLDQPQITELPLIPQGTALTVGSRWKSLFSGKYAATTVFLSIAFMMLMASFYFANSWTPKLVASSGFTAQDGIDAGVLFSLGAIIGSIVFGLIAARFAVKWVLVTFFVLAAGGFGVYAVSTGALPTALLAAALLGFLVNAGIAGMFSIGPVYYSSDVRATAVGFITGMGRVGAIISPIVAGSLIDGGWEPGNLYFLFIIPMLVGGGAIACLRTGRRKTAEPAALRKDTVPA from the coding sequence ATGGAAATCAAGGAACGCATCGAAGCGGCTCCTATGAAGCGCATGCAGGTCGGCATTGTCGCCATCTGCGTCGCCCTGAACATGATCGACGGCTTTGACGTCCTGGTTATGGCTTTCAGCGCCAATTCGATCAGCGAGCACTGGGACCTCACCGGTGCCCAGTTGGGCATGCTGCTCTCCTCGGCCCTCTTCGGCATGGCGGTGGGATCCATCCTGGTGGCCCAGGTGGCGGACATCATCGGCCGGCAGAAAACCATCCTGATCTGTGCGCTGGTGATTTCGGCGGGGATGTTCGCCTCCGCGTTCGCTCCGACCTATGCAGTCCTCTTTGTGCTGCGCTTCATCACCGGACTGGCCATCGGCACCATGCAGGCGAGCCTCAACGTCTTCGTCTCCGAGTACTCCTCGGCCAAACGGCGTTCCACCGCGATCAGCTTCTACAGCGCCGGGCAGCCTATCGGCGGCATGCTGGGCGGCATCATTGCGGGCATCCTCATCGCGGCCTACAGCTGGCACGCGGCGTTCATTTTCGGCGGCATCATCACGCTGGCCATGATTCCGTTCATCCTGAAGCTGCTGCCCGAATCCCTGGACTACCTCATGACCAAGCGCCCGGCCGGCGCTCTGGAGAAGACCAACCGCATCCTGGCCCGCCTGGACCAGCCGCAGATCACCGAACTGCCCCTCATTCCCCAGGGCACGGCGCTGACTGTCGGCTCACGCTGGAAGTCCCTGTTCTCCGGCAAATACGCGGCGACCACGGTCTTCCTGTCCATCGCATTCATGATGCTGATGGCGAGCTTCTACTTCGCGAACTCCTGGACGCCCAAGCTGGTCGCTTCCAGCGGTTTCACGGCACAGGACGGCATCGACGCCGGCGTGCTCTTCAGCCTCGGCGCGATCATCGGTTCCATCGTCTTCGGACTGATCGCCGCCCGATTCGCCGTCAAGTGGGTCCTGGTCACGTTCTTTGTCCTCGCCGCAGGCGGCTTCGGCGTGTACGCGGTCTCCACCGGTGCACTGCCCACGGCCCTGCTGGCGGCGGCCCTGCTGGGCTTCCTGGTGAACGCAGGCATCGCCGGCATGTTCTCCATCGGTCCCGTGTACTACTCCTCGGACGTCCGCGCAACGGCGGTCGGGTTCATCACCGGCATGGGCCGGGTGGGTGCCATCATCTCCCCGATCGTGGCCGGTTCCCTGATCGACGGCGGCTGGGAACCCGGCAACCTTTACTTCCTCTTCATCATCCCGATGCTTGTGGGCGGCGGAGCGATCGCCTGCCTGCGCACCGGCCGGCGCAAGACGGCCGAGCCGGCCGCCCTCCGCAAGGACACCGTCCCGGCCTGA